GCAGACTGCAAGAATAGCATTTATATACTATTAATTTTTATTTCAGATAATTTGTTTTGAGAAAAAAAAAAAAAAACCGTAACGATTGTTTCCCGGATAGATTCGATAAGCTTTTCATTAGAGATTCAACCCATTTTTAATTTTTACTGCACAGCCTGTCACAATAATACTCACCCCAAGTTAAATTTACAAACATGTTGCTCATACGATCAGCTTTGGTCTTCAGGATTTAGCGCACCTTATTTAGATACTGTATCACCGAAGTCAAGTCTGTTGTATAAACATGTTTCCGGGCAACTTTCAATTATGCCACCCACCGGCTCTATCCCGACACCCGAAATAAGCTCCATTCTTAAATGGATTGAACAAAAAGCAAGAAAAAACTAATTTGATTTGCAGATGAATATATCGGCTAATACAAAAATCTCCTCGCTCATCAAAGCCAACCCGGCTTCTATAGAAGCAATTGTGTCTATTAATAAACATTTTGAAAAGCTCCGCAATCCGGTTTTGAGGAAAATACTTGCTCCGCGGATTACGATAACTGATGCCGCTAAAATCGGAGGATGCACGGTCAATGATTTTTTTAATAAGTTGATACCCCTTGGATTTGTAGTGTTGCGGGATGTTGCCCCGGGAACAAACAATGTATTACCGACTAACGAGCGTCCGGCATTTATGCAGGGAATAGATGCGAAGAATATCATTACGCTTGATGTCCGCCCTGACCTGGCTTCTGGTAAGGATCCTTTTCAAAAAATAATGCAGGTAGTGTCATCGTTTTTTCCCGGAAATGTGTTGCTCATTATAAACACCTTTGAACCGCTGCCACTGATAAATATACTGACGAAAAGGGGATTTGAATATTATACAGAAGTTCCGGAAAGTGGTATAACATATACCTGGCTGAAAAGGACGAACGATAGAGATATAGGCGGAGCAAAGGATATGCAAGTGGTGCACAGCACAAAAGACGATTTTAGGATAATTGCTGATAAGTATAAACACAAAATGAAAGTTGTTGACGTGCGCGATCTTGAAATGCCATTGCCGATGATCACTATTTTGCAGGAATTGGAATTATTGCCCGACGGACATGTGCTTTTTGTAAATCATAAAAAAATCCCTCAATTTCTTTTGCCTGAATTAAAGGAGAAGAAATTTTCCTGGGTTATTGATGAAGCAGGAGAAGGGGATATTAAACTTTTAATTTTCAGATGAGATGCAGGGGTTGCAGATAAAAAGAAATTCTTCTCCGGGACTTGTGCTTATGCACTATGCACTTGGGGCCATTTTCTTTTTGTTGCTCTGTGTTTTGATGCTTTTTTCTGCGGATGCCTTTTCCGGCCATTATTTTCATCCCAAATTATTAGCGCTTACACATCTGGCGGCATTGGGCTGGGGCAGCATGATTATTTTCGGTGCATTGTATCAGTTGCTGCCTGTTATTCTTGAGACGCCTCTTTATAGTGAAAGATTGGGAAAAATTACGTTCGTTCTTTTTTCGTCCGGCGTTGTTTGCCTGGTATATTCATTCTGGAATTTTTATGTCGATATTCATTTGCAGATTGCCTCTGTACTAATATTAGTATCATTCCTTTTTTTTACTGTTAATGTTTTTTTTACAGCGCGTAAAGCGCCCAAATGGAACACAGGGGCCGATTTTATCGGAACCTCGACTCTATGGCTATTACTTACCGGAATATTAGGCGCAATGATGGCTTTTAATTTTACATACCCATTCCTGCCTAAATCACATTTACTATTTTTAAAAATACATGCGCACATGGGAATTGCCGGTTGGTTTTTGCTGTTGATTATGGGAGTTGGGTCTAAACTTATTCCTATGTTTTTATTATCTCACAACCTTAATACCCGAAAACTGAATTACGCTTACTACCTCGTAAACATTGGACTGGCCGGATTTTCAGCAGATTTATTTTTCAGAGAAAAAGAAGCTTTGTTCCTGTTATATGTTTTACTCATTGTAGCCGGAATTTTATTTTTCATTTCATTTTTGTACGAAGCATATAAAAAGCGTATACGAAAACAACTGGATATTGGTCTTAGACATTCATTTTCGGCCTTTGTATTTATTTTTATACCAATGTTTATTGCTATAATTATAAGTTTTAATCCTCCTTTTTTAAAGGATGTGTTTTCCCGGCAGGTTTGTCTTGTTTATGGTGTCAGTATATTTTTTGGATTCATCACTTCATTAATATTGGGACAGACGTTTAAAACACTGCCTTTTATTGTTTGGTTACATAAATACGGACACCAGGGGAGTCAAACTACTGTATTGCCCAAAGATCTCTACTCCGGCAGGCTCGTAAGCGGCCAGTATATAATCTATCTGGCAGCTATGCTGCTATTGATTTCCGGTATTCTTACATCCCGGGCAATTGTTATAACGACAGGCTCAATTCTGTTTTTGATAGCAGCACTTTTGTATAATGTAAATGTTTTTAAAATATTGTTTCATACTGTTAACACCGAAAACACATAATCAAAAATGGAAACGCACAACGAAGCGAATAAAACAGAGAAGGAAATTTATGAGACGCTTAGAACGGTTATAGACCCCGAGTTAGGTATTAATATAATTGACCTTGGTTTGATTTATAAAATCGAGTATGTTCGGAATAAGGGAATACAAATTGAATTGACACTTTCTTCTAAAGGATGCCCAATGGGTGATGTAATTATAAACAATGTTGATGCAGCTATACGGGCAAAATTTCCTGATACGAAGCTGGACATTCAATTAGTATGGGAACCTGCATGGACCACAGATCGTGTAACCCTGGAGGGAAAAACCGCATTGGGATATACTGATTAGGTAACAAATGGCCTTATAATGGGACTAACTGATGAAGATCATATTTAATTTATATAAGAGGGTTTACCTTTATTGACATAATTTATAAGATTATGAACGAATCGGAAATTGAACACAGGTTAAAATCACAAAAGTATGTTGAGCCCGGTATGATTGAGGCTGCATTTAGCTTTTGGTTCAGCGATCAGGATCATGTTCGCTCTCCTTTCCCGTATTATATACAAGAAAAATTGCGGCCTGCAGCCATTGGCAAATTTTTAGGCTGGAGCAGCCAGATATCAGAAAGGGCGAAGAAGGATATTAACGAT
This genomic stretch from Bacteroidota bacterium harbors:
- a CDS encoding DUF2249 domain-containing protein, which gives rise to MNISANTKISSLIKANPASIEAIVSINKHFEKLRNPVLRKILAPRITITDAAKIGGCTVNDFFNKLIPLGFVVLRDVAPGTNNVLPTNERPAFMQGIDAKNIITLDVRPDLASGKDPFQKIMQVVSSFFPGNVLLIINTFEPLPLINILTKRGFEYYTEVPESGITYTWLKRTNDRDIGGAKDMQVVHSTKDDFRIIADKYKHKMKVVDVRDLEMPLPMITILQELELLPDGHVLFVNHKKIPQFLLPELKEKKFSWVIDEAGEGDIKLLIFR
- a CDS encoding metal-sulfur cluster assembly factor; its protein translation is METHNEANKTEKEIYETLRTVIDPELGINIIDLGLIYKIEYVRNKGIQIELTLSSKGCPMGDVIINNVDAAIRAKFPDTKLDIQLVWEPAWTTDRVTLEGKTALGYTD